The DNA sequence CCTCAATCATGGATCTGGGGATCCTTGTTGCAGATGGTTTGATTTGTCGCGAGCCCTCAGCACCCAAGACGCTGTTCATCTGTCACAGCCTTGGAGGTCTTGTGGTCAAACAGATGCTTCGCAAATGCAGCGATTCAGCGGATAGCGATTTCAATGAGCTTGGCCGATCATGCGTCGGTGTCGCGTTCCTTGCCACGCCGCACCAGGGGTCCAAATTCGCGTCAACGCTCAACACTATCTTGTCAAACGGGGCGAGCAAGCAACTGTCTCAGCTGACCGACAGAGAAGAGGAACTCACCAGTCTGAATGAGTACTTCCGCGCACATGTTGGCCGAAAATGCATTGCAGTGAAGTCATTCTACGAAACGGAAAAGACGTGGGGTGTCCAGATCGTCGACAAGGTGAGCGGAAACCCAGGTGTTTACGGAAGTGATCCTATCCCGGTTGAAGCAGACCATATCGGTATCTGTAAACCAGAGACGAGCGAAGCCCCTGTTCACAAGTCCATTTGTAAGTTCATTCGGGATCATCTCGCAAAAAAGATCACGGGCGCCGATGGTCCAACTAGGGATGAGGAGAACAAAAGTCTGGAGGGCGCGGTTGCTGGTGGTGAGGCTGGGTCTTCCTCAAATTTGGATTTGCTATCAGATTTCGAGATTTTCACGCAAATGTCGGAAGATGACAGGCGTGACTTGGAAACCAAGTTGAGTGTTGCTGATCGCGACTATCTGGTGCGGACCGCCAAGCGCAAGAAAGAGCGCTTTCATACGGAACTCAGGCGCCATATTGAGCAGCCGTCTGCAGTCGCGCGCTATGCGAAATTGATGGCGGATGTGGAATCGCGTTTCAATCGCCACGTTGCGCGTGTTATTGCTGATGGCGGTGGGCTTTCTGATGTAGATTGTGCAATCCAGGAATATGTTTTGGATCCCTGCATCGAGGTTCATTCGACATCGGATCAAGCAATTTCTGCAAATGTTGTCGACGGTGCACTCTATTATTTGGCTGGCAATTGCCACATTGCGTGGGACAATGACTGAGTTACGAATCTGGCATTCCTCACGGGATCCGTATCATTGTGTCTTTCGGATGCTCCGACTGTTGATGGCAACCCAGGAGGGACTGCCTTTAGAACGGCTTCGCATCTTGGACATGTATCTGCTGTATCCGCCGTTACTTCATCGTCTGTCGTTGCCTAAGGCGATAAAGGAAAAATTCCGTGAGCTCAAAATTGAGAACCCAAAGTCGACCTTTGTGAAGCTGCCCAGCAACGCATCGGTTTGGCAAAATTTGCAAGTATATCAATCTGCGAGCCTTAAGCAGCTGATAGGGCGTGGTCTCCTAGATCAGTCGGCCTTTCAAAACAAGATCGCGCGTTTGCTTAGTGAAAATCTCCCGACCGAGCTTGCTGAACGAGTAGCCATTGAGAACGCCGAAGACAGCCAGCTGATATCGCTGCTGGTTGAGGGTATGAGTGTCCTTTCGATGAGCGGGCCAGCTGGTCTCATTCGTCGTTCGGGAATCCCTGCGCGGGGACCTGTTCTATGACAGCGGCTTTGAAAGTTGATCGACTACTCGTCACAAAGGGATCGCACATATTTTTCGATGAGCCTTTCAATGCGGGCGTTAACATCATTCATGGATCTAACGGGTCTGGTAAATCGACGATTACTGACTTTATTTTTTTTGGTCTGGGTGGAGATCTGACCAAGTGGAAGCCTGACGCTGCGAAGGCAGAGACGGTTTTTCTACAAATCACAACGCCGTCCGGCGTCTTGACATTAAAACGAGAAGTGTCTGTGAAAAGTGGTCGGCCGATGGCGATCTTCTTTGGCACCATCGCAGATGCGCTGGCGACACCGGTGGAGGGTTGGCAGATACATCCTTACCGCCGGGCCGAGCATGGATTCAGTTTTAGTCAGATTGTTTTTGAATCCCTTGGACTGCCAGAATCCATCAGTGATGGCGCAAGCAATATCACGATGCATCAACTGCTTAGGCTGCTGTATGTCGATCAAATGACCCCCGTTCAGCGGCTCTTTCGTGTGGAAAGCTTTGATACGTGGCAAACGAGACAGGCCGTTGGGGATTTACTTGCTGGTGTGGGTGGCTATGAACTGTTTGATCGCCAAATCGAGTTGCGTGACACGAACAAGCTCTATGAGGCCGCAAACGCGACGTATCGAAGCCTCGTGTCTGTTGCCACAGGTTACGGTGAGAACATTCTGCTTGAACACATCCAAACCGCAATAAATCAGGCGCAAAAGACGCGAGATGACAATCTGCGTAATCTCAAACAATTGGTTGAGGCAACGGAGACGGATGAAACCTCGAATTCGCTGAAGGAAGTGCGCAAAGAAGCCATGAAGACGTTGCATGCAAAGCGTTCAGAAGTGCAGCGTCTTCAATCGGAAATTGAAGTTTTGAATTATGAAATTGATGACGCTGATGCGTTCATCAATCATCTTAGGCATGCCTTACATGATTTCGAGGCTGCTGCGGATACTTTTGCGGCTTTGGGGCATTTAGAATTTGAGTTCTGCCCAGCCTGCTTTTCAAAGGTGAAAGATAAGGCTTCAGGTCATTGCCAGTTATGCGGCGAGCCTGATGCGCACGATGATGGTGGATCCAGAACTCTTGCAGTCAAGCTTGATTTGCAGATGCAACTGCGGGAGTCTTTGGCCATTCAGAAAGAGCGCTCTGATGAGAAAAAAGCCAAGTCTTCGCGCCTACGCGTGGCGCGTAGCGAACTCAGAAAAGCGTCTGCCTCTGCTGATATGGCAAGTGTGGAAGGGGCCACTGGTCGCGAGACTGCTGTTGCCGAGCTCAGTCGCAAAGTTGGATTCCTTGATAGTGAGTTAGAAGGGTTGCAAAAACGCCTAGAGATCGCGGCACGCATTGATGCAGCGTCACGAACAAAGGAAGAGCTAAACGATCGGATCACGCGTTTAAAGCAAGAGATTAAACGTATCGAACAAGACCAAAACAAGCGCAAGAGGGTGGCTTACTCACGCATATCTAATTGTGCAAAAGATCTGCTGGATCAAGACCTTGAAGAGCACAGTGACTTCGGGCAAATCGATCATGTCGGGTTTGAATTCTCAGGTGACTGGGTTGCTATCAATGGCGAGAAAAACCGAGGCGGCAGTGCGAGTGGGATGGTTGTTCTCAAAAACAGCGTCACCGCTGCCATGCTACAAGCGTCGTTCCAAGATCCTTTGTTCAATCTACCAAGGTGGATGATGTTTGATAACATTGAGGACAAGGGGATGGTTCAGGAGCGGTCTTGGAACTTCCAACGACTGCTGGTTGGAATGTCGAAATCTACGCCAAGTGAACATCAGATCATTTTCACTACCTCGAAAATAGCACCGGAGCTTGAAGGGTCAGAGTTCGTTGTGGGCAGAAAGTACACAAAAAGCTCTCCCTCTTTGAACCTTTCGTCAGACGGATAAAACAACTTCAGGTGAGAGGTACCGAGTCAGCAAACTTTGTGTTCGGCCATCGCTGATTGTGCGCGTGCGGCGAAAGTCCGGTCTG is a window from the Roseovarius sp. EL26 genome containing:
- a CDS encoding ABC-three component system protein; this encodes MAEEAPTLVTPTDSATLCDNPELDIIFVHGLAGDRFGTWTNAAKELWPRLIADTFMTCRVYTCGFKSSRTAGITAGEGTSIMDLGILVADGLICREPSAPKTLFICHSLGGLVVKQMLRKCSDSADSDFNELGRSCVGVAFLATPHQGSKFASTLNTILSNGASKQLSQLTDREEELTSLNEYFRAHVGRKCIAVKSFYETEKTWGVQIVDKVSGNPGVYGSDPIPVEADHIGICKPETSEAPVHKSICKFIRDHLAKKITGADGPTRDEENKSLEGAVAGGEAGSSSNLDLLSDFEIFTQMSEDDRRDLETKLSVADRDYLVRTAKRKKERFHTELRRHIEQPSAVARYAKLMADVESRFNRHVARVIADGGGLSDVDCAIQEYVLDPCIEVHSTSDQAISANVVDGALYYLAGNCHIAWDND
- a CDS encoding ABC-three component system middle component 5 codes for the protein MTELRIWHSSRDPYHCVFRMLRLLMATQEGLPLERLRILDMYLLYPPLLHRLSLPKAIKEKFRELKIENPKSTFVKLPSNASVWQNLQVYQSASLKQLIGRGLLDQSAFQNKIARLLSENLPTELAERVAIENAEDSQLISLLVEGMSVLSMSGPAGLIRRSGIPARGPVL
- a CDS encoding AAA family ATPase, giving the protein MTAALKVDRLLVTKGSHIFFDEPFNAGVNIIHGSNGSGKSTITDFIFFGLGGDLTKWKPDAAKAETVFLQITTPSGVLTLKREVSVKSGRPMAIFFGTIADALATPVEGWQIHPYRRAEHGFSFSQIVFESLGLPESISDGASNITMHQLLRLLYVDQMTPVQRLFRVESFDTWQTRQAVGDLLAGVGGYELFDRQIELRDTNKLYEAANATYRSLVSVATGYGENILLEHIQTAINQAQKTRDDNLRNLKQLVEATETDETSNSLKEVRKEAMKTLHAKRSEVQRLQSEIEVLNYEIDDADAFINHLRHALHDFEAAADTFAALGHLEFEFCPACFSKVKDKASGHCQLCGEPDAHDDGGSRTLAVKLDLQMQLRESLAIQKERSDEKKAKSSRLRVARSELRKASASADMASVEGATGRETAVAELSRKVGFLDSELEGLQKRLEIAARIDAASRTKEELNDRITRLKQEIKRIEQDQNKRKRVAYSRISNCAKDLLDQDLEEHSDFGQIDHVGFEFSGDWVAINGEKNRGGSASGMVVLKNSVTAAMLQASFQDPLFNLPRWMMFDNIEDKGMVQERSWNFQRLLVGMSKSTPSEHQIIFTTSKIAPELEGSEFVVGRKYTKSSPSLNLSSDG